One Streptomyces sp. P9-A2 DNA window includes the following coding sequences:
- a CDS encoding GntR family transcriptional regulator, with translation MATKTEQAFMILKERIMNGTYGPGHRLVIDQLVREHGISSVPWRESLRRLEAEGWVEIVPNVGALVATFDTDAWQQGLQIVARLGGYATALSAPHLTEADLTAAHTLDRQMKEALADFDPARFGRLNREFHRLLACRCPDRRLVDMVDNEWARLEVVRKSAFWYAPGRAQASIAEHEGILQLIESGASAEAIEAAAKQHEINTIEAVTKYEATLPEQRF, from the coding sequence ATGGCGACCAAGACCGAGCAGGCATTCATGATCCTCAAGGAACGGATCATGAACGGCACTTACGGACCCGGGCACCGCCTGGTCATCGATCAGCTGGTGCGCGAGCACGGCATCAGCTCGGTGCCGTGGCGCGAGTCGCTGCGCCGGCTCGAGGCCGAGGGCTGGGTGGAGATCGTGCCCAACGTCGGCGCGCTGGTGGCGACGTTCGACACCGACGCGTGGCAGCAGGGCCTGCAGATCGTGGCGCGCCTCGGCGGCTACGCGACGGCGCTGTCGGCGCCCCATCTGACCGAGGCCGACCTGACGGCGGCCCACACACTGGACCGGCAGATGAAGGAGGCGCTCGCCGACTTCGACCCGGCCCGCTTCGGCCGGCTCAACCGGGAGTTCCACCGGCTGCTCGCGTGCCGCTGCCCCGACCGCCGCCTCGTCGACATGGTCGACAACGAGTGGGCCCGGCTCGAAGTCGTCCGCAAGTCGGCCTTCTGGTACGCCCCCGGCCGCGCCCAGGCCTCCATCGCCGAGCACGAGGGCATCCTCCAGCTCATCGAGTCGGGCGCGTCGGCCGAGGCCATCGAGGCGGCCGCGAAGCAGCACGAGATCAACACCATCGAGGCGGTCACGAAGTACGAGGCCACCCTGCCCGAACAGCGGTTCTGA